The Corvus cornix cornix isolate S_Up_H32 chromosome 8, ASM73873v5, whole genome shotgun sequence sequence CTGATGTGGGGAATAATCTCAAATTTTAAGATCTGTCAGAAATTGTTACCTGGAGAGTGGAATAGTAGAtaagaacaaataaattttattatagTACACTTCCTCTATGTCTATCCTGTtgcttgttgttgttgttctatGGTGGGCTTTTTCCTTATGCTTCTGCTGTTATTTGCTGGTTGTGAGAGCAGAAGGCTTCACCCTCAACTCTTAAGGATACACTAAAAAATGAGAGTAGGTGAGGGATATGAAGAAGTCAGGAGCAGTTTTTGTAACAGCAGCAGATGGCTATGGATATTCATCCTCTGCCCTCCCCAACAACCTGTACTATTAAACTTGAATAACATGGAAAACGGAGCAACTACCATCACAATACTAGTCAAAGTAGTttaaaagaaagactgaaaagtTTTGTGCTTCTGGAAAGCAGGAGTGTTCATCATCTGAGTGCTACAGCCCCAGAGCTTTCCTGCATCCTGTACCaacaagaacagaaatacaaggtggaaaatatttttttcaaatgtcagtAGAGATGCTATGCAAAACTCTAATCATTAAAGCCAAGTGATTTCTAAGGTCCAGCAAGACAAAAGTCTCTCTGAAGCAAAGCCAAAGCTAGAATCTTTAAGTGCAGTATCATTTGTGTGGGATCATTATCATAAATAGCTGATTCAGAGTGATGCAATTTTGTGGTTTACATTATGTAAAGTCACTTTTGCACAGCACAAGGAAGACCAACAGAAGCTAGACAGTGGTTGAACTAGGTCAGGTATGAACTAAAACAGGTGGTTCCAAGCATGTTCTGAAAAACATGTCCTGTGCCACTTCCTCAGGGATACGTAACAGTTTCTCCCTTCACTCAAACCCCTTAGAAAAGCTGGAATCAGATTTATGTGAGCAAAGCATTTCTCAGACCTACTAGCAGATCATCCCTGTTAACCATCCTTCTATTCACTCGGATTCTTCTTACTTCAGCCTGCAAAAAAAGGTCTAAAACCACGAAGGTGTTAACTTCTGCACAGAAACGCAGAATACTGCAGTTTTTCCACAAGGATTGCTGTTCATCTTTGATTGTCTGGAAAAGGATATACCCACATGACAAAAGAAAACCATCCATACCTGCTCAAACAAAAGCTTAAGCATAGCTATCAAGCCAACACCCATTCCATAATGACCACCTGTATGAGCTGTCTTGAATTTAAAGATCGAGTTTCTTCATAAAGCATGAAAATTTTTCCAATTAGTTCATTTAGGAACCTTCCTATTTTGGAAAATCTTCACATGTCTCAACCTCTCACTGACAGTTTACAGAAATCAAGCAAAACAGAAGTGCTGTTATTTGAACAAGGGCGCCACGTAGTGTTACAAACTGTGACAGAATGCACAAAGCAGGCAATCGTCTCTTCAGCCTTCCCCAGGTGAAGGCAAAAACTTGGCCATTATTACACTGACCTGGACGTCTCCCCATCTTTGATTtctgacaaaacagaaaaaaatgtagcacTCAGTGTGAGAAGGAGAAATTAAGTACACCTTCCCCTGGTTCTTTCTGAAGCCTGAAACATCAACTAGTGAAAAATTGCttcaagagaaacaaaatagcAGTGAATTCCATTACATTGGAGTTGTGTGCACCAATTAATTTTTGTTCAAAACACAGGCAAAGAACATGATTTCTAGCTAAGCCAAGAGCAGATGACCAGTATTTGGAGGCTGCACCTAACAACTTAATTGAACCAGTAAAGTACTTGTGAGACTGATCACAAATTTATACCCGTCACCTATTTTCCTGCCAATACCAAAcacttcacagatttttttcaaaggggTATACCAAAAACTTTGGAAGACACTAGAATGCAATGCCACATTACTTCCTCTTATTAATCACGCAGGAAAAGGGCAGGGGTGGTGGTGTGAACAGAAATGATGTAAAATTAGCAAGTCTTTCAATCAATTAAGTTACAATACTGCACATAAGGGCTCCCGTAAGAAACTAGACAATATTGCAAGCACTGGGAAGAAAGAAGTTATCCAGAACAACTAACAATTTTGCCAATTTTAAAGTTGCATTATATGTGGAAcgaggaattttttttcttcttgaggaAAAGAAACTCCATTAAAATGTGAAACTATTTTAACATTCAATTTCAACAATAGTTTCTACAGGAAGGATTTAGATAGCTTTAATTTATAAAACAACATCTACAAAAAACCAGACAATCCATTTTGCTCCTAGGCAAGACTTTTCTAGTTTCCATTTGACAGTATTTTCACATTACTAAAAGGGACAAGAACTTTTATTGAGATATTTACATTCATCTTTTAAAACCCATGTTCATTATCACatgtaaatgaaaaaacccTCAGTACAGCTATTGTATTACAGAAAGAATCCAGCATTaaccttaatttaaaaagccatCAATCATGCCTAGGTTGagtgatttttcttctataaaCTCACAGCAGACCAAAGAGTCCCACAAAACTTTAGCAGTAGATGAACCTGAGATTCCCAGGCTTTTGAGATCAGAGTTCTCAAAAACCCCCCACACCCACACAATTGGCTCCATGCTTCTTGCCCTTCAACCTGGGTCATGACTCACTTCTTTGTAGTCCCCCTTTCCCAATCTGCACATGACTTTTTTAAGGGGGATGATTCAACTTAGACTCACTCGcagtcagctgctgctgacaaagGGATTAATCCCAGCTCCATAACCACCCTTATGGCTAAATCAGATATCTGAGCAGCCAAAAAGATCACTGACTACAGACAAATGTGTCTGAATATTCCTGAATATTACCTGTCCATGCAACAGGCACTGTGGACTTGGGAAGGTGCAGGAAGACACAGAACGAGACAGCTTTAGTAACTGCAGAGAACCACCACCTGACCCACACCTACAAGTATTTTAGAGCTAGCCATACTTGTAGAGATGCTGCTGTAAAAGTCTGTACCAAGTCAGGCCTCACTACTTACTATTCTATCCAAAACTCCCAACACCTTAATTCCCAGCTAGCTTAGTAGTCCAAGCCTAAAAATAGATGTTGAATTGTTACAACTAAAAATCGATacttttcagtaagaaaaatgaagatgtgtGGGAGCAAGCTGTTCAGAGCCACAAAACACAACTGCAAAGCACCGTGACTGCACAGCATATTAAGGTTTCATTTCCAAAATGCCACTTCAAGAGTATCCTTCCATACCTAGGCAAACCATGAACCAAAAAAGTTAAGCAATACAGTGCCTTTCCAGTCTCTGTACCTAGTTCATATATTTGGAGAAATCTTTTGTTGACTAAAAGATTACCCTCCATTATTCTTTCAGAATAGAATTGTTAGCAGAATTCTTATAGTTCTGTCTTCTAGATATGCCAGCTCAAAGGGCTCTCACTTAACACTAACAGAAGCTGCTTTTTATGAAGTTAACCTAGCTCCCAATTTACATTTTGCTCAATAGCACAAATACAACTGCAACATTCCAGAGCAAGTATTTTCACTTCCATTAAAGCATCAATTGGCATAAATCCATCTCATTCCAACAGTCAAGTAATTCAGAAGCCACAAGCAACCAAAGACAGTAAAACAGAAAtccataaaaagagaaaggttcTTCCAGATTTGAGTTTGCGTAAGTTACAATAGGTTTTAATGCATTTAtattgaaaacacattttctcttcacGGTTTAGAAGCACCAAGAGGGATGAGACAGAGCAGTATTTTGAGTGAGGCAAATGGTGGTTTTACAAAAGGACTGAAGTTCCTAAACTCCTATGCTTGTTGTGTAAGTACACTGCTCTTAGAGCAGACAGTGgtttttgcattttacttttatCTATTTAGCTCATGCATCAACCTGCATTTGTGACAATTTTTCACTAAGTTTTGTGGTTTGTCTGGTTGGGGGTTTCTTTATGCACAAAACTATCAAGAGCAGGAAGTAGGCCTATCACATATCATTAGAACACAGTAAAGTGGACAGATTGATCTGGATCAGTCATATCTTACCAGTTCCCCCAATAATATTCACAAAAGGTTTAGGGAACTGTCTaccaaaataacattttcagcaCACCTTCTCAGTCTTCTTTTAACCCATAAGCTTCAATCAAATTAACTagtgtgcttaaaaaaaacagagattTCATTCCTTACTCAGGCAAAGGTTCCCATTAAAAGTCCCATCAGAAGACAGCTTTTGCAGGATTCCTCTCTAGATTTGAATTCCAGATCTCCCTAACACTGAGTGTGACATGCATGTGCTGTTATTCTTCAATTATATCTTCAGGGACACGTTGAGAAAAAAGTTGTAATAAAAAGTATTCCTTGCAGATTTTTCAACTGCACAGTATTTCATCACAAAATTCTCAAATACTTATTTCATACTTGGTTGATTGCTATCAGGAAGGCAACAAGGAATACTATATTTCCACAGACATAGATGGTTAACACAATCTGTTTAAACAGACAACCCtgcaagaaaagggaaagaaaagtcaTTAGTCAGTCTTTTTATTGATTTAAACAAAGAATCATCTGATTTCACAGCAGTTAGATACCAAATTGTGACTcacctctgcttctgcagatgTGAGTGACTGCAGTATCTGTACTCTGTCATCCTCTATCACTTCAACTGttcatgggaagaaaaacagaagtcaaGTCTGCCCTTAAGAGGAAGAGGGGTTTCATTTTTATACTGCAGAAGTCTTGATCCTGTGACTAAGTCTCATGCAGCATCAAATCTGAAAAGGACTTGGAAGCTTCATTTGACATTTCATGACCTGTTACTATCACGCTCacagcacaaatgaaaaattattctggagCTGACCTACAAAAAGTAAATTCTGGACAttgaagtcagaaaaaaaaattgtctctttTGGTAGATTGAATAATCAAAACATTGAGTTTTGAGCTAACAccttttccttttacattttaacATAACTGGATTTAATTAAGTATTATTTTCATCAGCTAACATAAGAACACTCATTGTCCAAAAACTTCAGGGTAATTCCCCTATTTCTCAGAAGTAATTACTGCAGTTAAATTTAAATTCACATCCTTTATAATCACTCCTTCACATGCCATCTTACACAGACTCTTAATTAACCACTCTTCAATTCTGCAGATGCCTCATCTCAGCCTTAGACACAGGTCATTCACATGTGCACAGTCATCTCCTCCCTGTGACACCAGCCACTGGAGCTAACAATTTCCAATGAAGTTACTACCCATCTCTTCACTAGACATACTGCAGTCAGGATTTCACATTTCTTCCCTTGGTCAGTCAAAATGGCAAGCATTCAAGCTTGCCCCTGCAATAACAGCAATTTGACAACAATTAAATGCAGATTAAATCTGCATGAGTTAACCTGGACTTAACATACCCAACTGGGATCAAAATTATGGCCAAAAATAAGAGATTCTCAGAAAATACTTACACATTTCAGTCTGCACATTTCAGTCCCCCATGAACTACGGTTTGAGAAATGAGAAGCTACTATTTTAAATGGCACAAACCCCACTTTTCTAGAACACTTTTGTCTTGAAAACTGGTTTACTTCCATATTAATTTGTCTATAGGACACTACTACTCAAGAGTTACCCCCTTTCAGCTTCCAAGTTAGAGGCCAAACAACACCTCCTGAAATTCAGTCCACACTGGTATTATGCTCAGCAAGCAAGGCAACAATAGGAATTTTGGTGGGTTTGTACCTTTACGAACGAGACAGTAGCTGTGTATTTCCAGAAGAACATCAGTACCAACATGCCAAGCCACAAAGCCAATCATTGTATAGGTGTCCCATGGATCTGGCAGGTCAAGTGCTGGCAGATCCATTCCCAAGAACATGGTTACCACTAGTCAgtaaaaacaagataaaaaaaccAGTAAGAATGTTGTGCCAgtatactttaaaaatgctctCAAAGCTTTTGTAAATAGATTTCCCATGTATTACCTAAAACTGCTTGAGGAATGAGGTTAAAGGAGTTCATACAGCAGAAAgttgttgagggttttttgcgGGGGGGATAGGGGGTTGTTTGCGTGGCGTTGTTTGCGTGGGGTTGTTTTGTAGTGTGAGGGCcgagacaggaagaaaaggaaaaggccaAGATGGTTTTTTCAACCTGCTTATTGCCCTATCACATTCCAGCCACATAAACACTAGCATTTGTGACTACCAACAAGACCAGTCACCACAGTATTAGTGCTTAAGGTTCCTTTGGAAGCTTGCCTCTATTAATAGAATTAAACCCAGCTTCTGGGTCTGTAAGTGAAATTCCTGTCTCCTATTAAATAACACTGAACTATGCTACTGTAAGAACACTATTCTCATATCttccaggacaaaaaaaaaattctgaagataAGAAAAGGTCCTCATTACAGAGTTATTTCAGATTTATCAGTAATTCCTTTGGttttaaagttactttttcTCTAAGTTGCATCCAATCGCCCCTTAAAACTCACACAAAACATGGCCAACAAGGAAAAGGACCTTCAGACATGCCTGGACTGGATGTCCATAGATGTTTTAGATGAACAACAGCCCCGACAAAGGACAAAGCTCCTTTAAATCAGTTAAATTAGAGTTACAATTATTACTTCTACTCACCAGCTAATATTCTAGCTGTTGTACCAGTACTCCAGTGAAACCAGTTAAACAATTGCCTCctacaaaacaataaaacacattttattgaTCACATAGTTGGGGGAAGGGGGCAGATgtcaaagaatatttttgcttaCTTTCAAGTTGCAAAAACTTTCCAttgcaaaaagaatttttaaagtaacagtCACATGTAATTCCTGTGGCTGTAACTTGATCAGTCAGTTGTACCTTGGCGCGTGACGAGATGGTCTGAAACCTGCCATAAGTGGTTGAAAGATTGCCAAGGCCATCACAGCACAGCCAAGATAAGGATGAAAACCTGCTTGCTAAACAGAggacatttttcttaaatacaaatatataaacagGGAGAAAAGATATCAAAAAGTTGcaaattttatttatcattataTTAGTAAGTTACAgtggagcagcaccagcagaggcAACAGGACACAATaagctgccctgcagccagaTGGAGATTGTTTGCCTTGGTAGCAGACACACTGGTATGTCTGCTCAAGGTTTGTCCCACCTTTTTGCTGTATTGAGAAATTCTACCAGCTGAAGAGCAGACTAATATTACTACAGAAGCCATAGTCCAAGCTCTCCAGCGTCAATCCTGTGTCTTCAGGATAGGCCTACTTTAAAACTCATCCCAGCACTGGTCTTCTCTCTcacctgaaaacattttatttgatttcCCTAGTTCACACCTGTAACTGTATTCTCCCACCTTGAATTCAGATACTCTCTAGACTTTCCAACTTTTTATGTCACCTTGCATTAGAGTACAGGTGACAGCAACAGGTATACAATCTCTGTCTAGTTACTGCTCCAAACTAAGCTTATCACTGGATGCAGTCATGTCTGATTTCACAAAAACACTTATTCCAGCAGGTTTACCATGCTAATGTCAGCCATCACAGCCTTACTGTCCCCTTCATATTCTCTAAAGAAACAGCAAGACCAAAATAGTACATAAAGAAACTGTGAGTAAGGAATTTAtttggggaaaagaggaaggaaggaaaacactgaagtttttCAGCTGTAGTTTAAAAGACACAACATTCCTCTTCTGTGTTGGTAGGATTTGAAATCAGCCTTGTTAAGAACAGCTTTCACAGAAATTTGCTTAGAAATAGTTGTAACATGTTAGTTGTCCATGGACCTCCTCACTCATTTAGTCCCACCTTTACCTTTGAGTTaacaaagaagacaaaaagtaCACACTTACTTGGCTCCAACCTCCTCGGTATACAAAAGGcaacacaaaagaaatgctTGTAAGCATGACTGTGGTCAGCATAAGCATACGATGCACCTAGAAAAGGTAAGTTTGCTTTTAGAAACTCTACAGCTTTCTTAATACATcattaaaagacattaaatagaCCTCCAGTTAAAAGATATACTTAGTGCCCACTTTAGACTTTACTTTTACTAGTAAAGTAGATGaacttctgatttttaattgtTCCAACTTTATAAGATTACATGGTAAGATGTAAATCATATCATGCTTAGTCTATTTCTTCAATCTAGTAGGTTTATAGTTCTGCTTGCAATAATGCTAAAAAATACAGCTGGAGATATGTGGAGATTTTGCCCACCTGAAACCACAATTCCTTTCCAAATAGGAATGAATGAGACCAGACAGGTTTGAAGAATCGTGCAACAATAACACCAATACTAACTGTGGTAATCCAAGCAACAAACATCAGTGCtcctgaaaatagaaaaaaaaaaaacacacaagaagTGCAACAAGGTAAATAATAGGTAACTTAAGTGCACATGAATACAACTTCGAAAACTATGTAACAGTTTAGTCCATATGCACATGGTCAGAATTTACCTATGATTAAAAACCTATCACCTGGTTCAGGCTACAGCTTTATAACCTTTATCTTCCTAGAGGACAGAAACACCCACACAAAAGATAAACATACTTTGCCCACACAGCacaacagagcagctctgcctacTGCACATTTCATACATGCTAATACACTTTGTACATACTGGTGAGAGAAGCCATTCTATCACCAACTCCAACATCAGAGGATGAAAAATGACATTGCTACAATCTGTGTGACAAAGAAGGAGTGACAGTTCTGTCATGGACCTGCATTAAAGTCCAGTagtgtgggagaaaaaaaaaaccgtTAACTTCAGTGTCTCCAGACTGCCAGTTGAGTGATTTCTCATTTCAAATAGAACTAAACCAAAAATGCAACTAGAACACCTTGAAATACAAAGAGATAGAGGTAAACAAGTCATAATTATAAATTTAAGGGAAAAGGCAAGTACAGGTTCATTTTCCTGGGCAAAATGAATCTTACAACACtgttctcaaaatgaaaaattagtgGCTTCCCTCTGCCACCAGAGTATCAGATCTTGCTAGCCAACAGAATACACAACGTGAATGCCAGACAGTCAAGAGGGAATACCTATTCTGCAATAACTCTGCAGTCTCAGCAAGTCTAGAACTGGGACACAAAACTAGAAACTGCAGCTTACCATGAGCCTTGATAAGTCGCGGGGACCGGGAACCTCCAATATCCTGAGGAAGACCTGTGACGTTGTACAGTCCATCGGTGACCAGGGGCTGACGACGATGTTTGTGTATTAGTCCGCCTGAGCAGAGACACAAATTGGTTTATTTCCTGCTTATGAAAGCCACTGCACTTTTAAAAGTGTGCCCATTCATGAATGCAAGCCCTGTTGTGACAGCTGAGCATAATCATACAAGCTAACACACACTGTGGAAAGAACCTAACATCATCTAAGCTATCCTGCACACTTGATGCACAAAACCCAGCTCATTCAGCTATGGGAAATACCATTCTCCACTACATGCACAAGACATGAAGAATAAGTCCCTTTAATGTTAGTCTCCATTTAAAACGAGATGTGGCCAGTTCTCAAGAAGGTATCAGTTCCTCTCATCAAGTGAGCACACATGTATGAGTAAATCTGCAGTAACTTCCACAAGCAAACCCATGATCCAGAGAAGCAGTAAAGGTGACTGAATTAAAGGCCTCAAACTTGGAAACCTTAGTTCAGACACCAATTCTCAGCTAAGCCACGTCTTACAGAAGGGTTACTAACTCATTTAGAGCTGTTATAAGAAAAGCAACCATACATAAGTCAAGCTTACCTTCACTAGCTTCCCCATCTGCCAGAAAGATGTAGTAACTGGTATCCAGATTAAATCTCCCTTTATAAGCAGGGAGACGAATACGCCTTCTGAAAGAACATTGAAGAACACCATCTGCAAGCCTCCATGACACGTCTTCAAGGGCATTCTGTAAAACAGGAGATATTTAACACCCAGTGTTTTCAGATTGCCAGAGTAATTGGCTTAAAAGTAACCCTGCAAAAGACAAGAGTGTCACTGATGTACAAAGAATGAATGTGAATAATGCAGGGAAGGGGGATCCCTTCTAAACTGGCATACAAGAGGCATGTCAGTAAGTCAACATAGCAATGTACAGGTTGAACTTATTATCACTAATTTTTACAGCTCAAAAGATTAAACAATCTTTAGCCCAGGATATATCAGTTGCAACTGCAGTTCTAACAAAGGGACAGACTAATAATGGGCACAAAGTTTCTAAATAGAATAAGCTCCCACCATGTGACTATCTTTACATATTAAATTTAGACTTCCAAAGTTAACATTTACTAGGAAGTAAGAGCCCAACCAATCTCACCTTCGAGAATTATGGATCCACCTTAGTATTTACACCTGctgtgcaaaataaaagcacaaagcagcagcataCCTTGCTTCAAAGCTACATCTGTGAAAGCATCTGAGTTGTTTTCAAACATACCTCTAAATCCAAGAGAGGGTAACTTCGCTCCTTCAGATGGGCAGTGCTTACGTGAATGCGGTGATCCTCATTAACACACAGATATGCATCATCACCACCCTGCagagttgaaaagaaaaacatctgtaGCTCAATAAAAAAACACCACTGGCAGTCTCCAAATGGTCTTTGATTTAATATAGGCAGCAAGACCTGAGCGGTTTCTGTAGTTAGCAGTTATCAAGCTGTTATTTCCCATCTTTCAAACACATCAGCATTATTACTGAGAAACCACATTAAGTCAAAGAGATgacacacagaaacacattaTGATTCACACTCCCCTCCAGAGTAACAACCACATTATCAGAAgtttctttaattatttagaattttaataaattaactagacaagacagagaaagatgttgaagctatttaaaaatccaCTTCAGTTACACgattttttcctccacagctgtAAAAAAAGTGTTGTTAAGAACCAAGCGTTCCTGCATTAGGGATATGAATATAAATAGCATTTCCTTTGTGCAACTATGAATTTGTCAACAGCATCATCCCTTCACTTTAACGTAAGTTAGAAAGAAGtatctttaaacattttttaagacTGTTTGTATAGGAGTAACATTCCAGGATCAAATGCAAATGGTTTTCAGAATAACAACTCAGCCTCTGAGAGGTAAGATTTTTTTGGATGGATAAATAAAGATTGATCTAACCAGGAATTTCAGTCAGACAGGCTGAATTCTACCATAAGAGAGATCCATAGGGAAATTCTACTGCAATTATTCACTCCTGAGCTAAAAGTGAATATCCACCTATAAGAAACAACTTGTGTTTTAGCACTATGGGAGAGTCACGCTTTGTGTGACATCTGAcagtatttccattttccatatGCATTTCCATTCAAACTTTACTAACATCACAAGAGcaactacagaaaacaaaatagaacaCTCACCATCCACTGGTCATGGGATAATGCAAATGCTAAATATCCTTCACTTGGACCACTCATTTCAATAAAAACTGAACTCTCCTCTTGttggaaggagagaaaaaaacaggaagcACTTCCAGGATCACAATTTGAAGGGTTCCTAATGCAGAACTTCATACTTCCACAACCTGATGCACTAAACTagacaagcaaacaaacaaattgtGAGCAATGAGAGTTTCTattctcttcctccctttccacCCATGGTAGAAAAAAAGCATACAAGGAACAACAATGTCATCTATGTCTACACACCAATCTCTTAAACCATGTCTACAATTACCCTAGGACTACTAAGTAAAATGGTGATGAATTCCAAGCTATATTTGAGTtgaattttcactttaaagACATTACAATAGAATAACTTTGAAAAGTCAGTaagaacttcagaaaaactTCCTTCGGTTTAATATTTGGAGAGGTAATATCAGCTGtaagatgaggaagaaaagaagggtaCTCCAGCTttgtgtttactttttaaagtagaaaCTTCACTGATACACATTGAGAAAATACATTGATTACAAGTCACAGTTATCCTGGATCAAATAGCAATGCTTGGTCAATCCATTCAAAACTCAGTAACAGAAGTCAGTAACACAGATGAACTCTGAGAAGAAAGCTTCTGAGCCTGCGGTTGCTAAATACGAAGTTATTAGCCAAGACCACAGTAAGTCTTTTCCCACCTCTCATGACAAGTATGCATAATATCTTCTGGTCATTAATTTCTAAATGTTCTGTTAATCTTCTGACCTGTGTGCATGAGAACATTTAACCCTGAGAAGTTCAGGCAACTCAACTAAAACAGGAGGGCAGCTGCCATGTTCTCAGTCCTAGATATCAGTTACTCATCCATCATCTCTCCTTTCCTGTTAATAGGCTGTAGCAATGTCATCTCATTAAATTCCATCCATCACAAGCATTAAAGATAGCCTGATTTAGGTTTATCATTACTTACTGGCTTTGATATGTAGGAAACTGGGTATGAAGTTGACATAGCCTCTGATGTTGCATGCAAAGGTGGTGTTGGGGACAGCACATCAGTCTGAGAAACAATGGGACCTGGAATCTTTACCCAGAAAATCCTGTATTTCTTCACAACTGTGGCTCTTAAAAAACACAACACATACAGAGTAATTACTGTATACATTTATAGTTGACCActactttaaaaaggaaaaagaaaaaaaaggaaaaaattctataGTTCACACAAACTATTTGTAAAACCCTCATTATTATGGAGACATCTACATTTTAGGGATTGAAGtaggaaaatactttaaatctCAGTAGAAAAAGAATTCTAAAACATAATACCACATGCTGCAGTGGATAAGAAACATTCATGTATGTGGCATAGATTAGAACTTCAGAGAAGAGTTGCACTGCTTTTATCCTGTAGTTCACAAAAAGCTAGTAGTGTAACAGGAGGGTATACATATCATTTGGTTAAatataagcaaagaaaaagattcTTAACACTGTATACTACAGGTATGAGAAGTGAGAAGTTAACTAGAAAGAGTAAAGAAACCTCAGTCTCCAAATCCCCTTATATCctccctgaaagaaaaaaaaaaaaaaatagaaaagaaaaaccatcaCCTTCAAGCTCTCCCTAAAAACAAGTGTCTACATTAATGTAGACTCTGCAGCAAGCAATGAGTGTTTACTTTTCAGTCCATTGGACCCAAGGACTTTTCAGTGCTGGACAGTATTTGACATAGACAATGGTACAGGCTTACCTtgtctgcattttaataaattagAATTAATACTAGGTTTACTTACAGAAACTGTACATGTTTTGGAGCATCTCCAGGAGCAATCcaataaacttttatttctttcttttttgatttaCTTGTGTGACTGACAGCTGAATTCTGGAAACACACACATATCAAGTGTTACACAGTGGATATGCATTTTGTTAGTAAACACCATCAGCAGAGGCTGCAACTAAATCCTGAAGAGACACTGCACAACCCCAGTGCAACTGCCTTTTCCCCAGTCAGTCATGATCAGCTCAGGTGAAGTGTAGCACTGCCACTTCCGCATACTAACAAACTCCAAGGCTAAAAGGAACAACTTTCAATCTGGAAGACTCCAGCAATGAGACAGAGGTCCCTGCAGCATTTATGCAGAAATAGTGAGGTTTTCTTAGTAAGATAATGCTCCACTTTTTGACAATAAGAGGATGAAGAGACAGTGCAATGACTCCTCCTTTTAATATTAGGAATACACCATGTTCATTGGGTACAAGTAAAAGTTA is a genomic window containing:
- the FRRS1 gene encoding ferric-chelate reductase 1 isoform X1 — its product is MAVLLRLCRCNRRMACKMELPGFAVAVWMYVCLSASVGGYPNGKVREACTSMVPCHGSSPQLSPEHTITVNGTEFKPGDSIEVHLSGPDFEGFFIQARDAEHLDSPAVGSFLLADRRRSQLLTCGRTKNSAVSHTSKSKKKEIKVYWIAPGDAPKHVQFLATVVKKYRIFWVKIPGPIVSQTDVLSPTPPLHATSEAMSTSYPVSYISKPFSASGCGSMKFCIRNPSNCDPGSASCFFLSFQQEESSVFIEMSGPSEGYLAFALSHDQWMGGDDAYLCVNEDHRIHVSTAHLKERSYPLLDLENALEDVSWRLADGVLQCSFRRRIRLPAYKGRFNLDTSYYIFLADGEASEGGLIHKHRRQPLVTDGLYNVTGLPQDIGGSRSPRLIKAHGALMFVAWITTVSIGVIVARFFKPVWSHSFLFGKELWFQVHRMLMLTTVMLTSISFVLPFVYRGGWSQQAGFHPYLGCAVMALAIFQPLMAGFRPSRHAPRRQLFNWFHWSTGTTARILAVVTMFLGMDLPALDLPDPWDTYTMIGFVAWHVGTDVLLEIHSYCLVRKVEVIEDDRVQILQSLTSAEAEGCLFKQIVLTIYVCGNIVFLVAFLIAINQV
- the FRRS1 gene encoding ferric-chelate reductase 1 isoform X2, with the translated sequence MELPGFAVAVWMYVCLSASVGGYPNGKVREACTSMVPCHGSSPQLSPEHTITVNGTEFKPGDSIEVHLSGPDFEGFFIQARDAEHLDSPAVGSFLLADRRRSQLLTCGRTKNSAVSHTSKSKKKEIKVYWIAPGDAPKHVQFLATVVKKYRIFWVKIPGPIVSQTDVLSPTPPLHATSEAMSTSYPVSYISKPFSASGCGSMKFCIRNPSNCDPGSASCFFLSFQQEESSVFIEMSGPSEGYLAFALSHDQWMGGDDAYLCVNEDHRIHVSTAHLKERSYPLLDLENALEDVSWRLADGVLQCSFRRRIRLPAYKGRFNLDTSYYIFLADGEASEGGLIHKHRRQPLVTDGLYNVTGLPQDIGGSRSPRLIKAHGALMFVAWITTVSIGVIVARFFKPVWSHSFLFGKELWFQVHRMLMLTTVMLTSISFVLPFVYRGGWSQQAGFHPYLGCAVMALAIFQPLMAGFRPSRHAPRRQLFNWFHWSTGTTARILAVVTMFLGMDLPALDLPDPWDTYTMIGFVAWHVGTDVLLEIHSYCLVRKVEVIEDDRVQILQSLTSAEAEGCLFKQIVLTIYVCGNIVFLVAFLIAINQV